CAAGTTTTTTAAAACCTTCTCTGAGTATGCCGGACGCCTTCTTGTAGCGGGCGATCCTGTCGCTGACGCCCTCTTCGCGCAGTTCCTCAAGGGCTGCCTCCAGGGCGTAAAATACCGGGATGGAAGGCGTGAACGGGGTGCCGTCTTTTTCCTGGTTCTCCCACTGGGTAGGTATATGAAGGTACATGGACCGGGGTGGGAAGTTTTTTATCCTCTCCATCTGCTCTTTTTTAAGAATGACAAAGGAAAGCCCCGGCAGGCCCTGTATGCACTTATTTGACGAACACATACATATGTCTACGCCATCCTTTATGAGGTCTATCTCCTCGCCGCCGAGGCTGCTGATGGCGTCGACCAGGAAGACCCTCCCGTACCTCTTGCATATCTCGCCTATCTCCGTTACCGGGTTTATAAGCCCCGTGGTGGTCTCATGGTGAACCAGCGCTACCACCTCAATGTCAGGGTCTTTCTTGAGCGCGGCCTCTATTTCCTTGAGGTCGGGCAACTCCTTCCAGTCATAGACAAGTTCCACTTTTTTGAACCGGTAGATGGAGGCTATTTTTGACATTCTCTCGCCGTAGATGCCGTTATTGACCACCAGCATGGTCTTTCCTTCGCTCAGAGAGTAGGCTATGGCCGCCTCCATCGCGGCGGTGCCGGAACCCGTGAAAATGACTGCCGTATGGGTGTCCTTCCGGGCGAACGTATCGGTAAGCATCTCTCTAACGTTACGCTGAATCCTGGAGAAATCGTCCTCCCTGTGGCATATGTCTCCCCGTAACAGGGCGTTACGCACCTTATCCGAGGTGTTTACAGGGCCCGGGTTCAGCAGTACCATTTTCTTCTTCAACTTCGCACTTCCCCGTTTATACTGTCCATAAATCTTTCCTTTGTCTCTACCGGGCTGTGCGCCACTCTGCCCAGACCTTCGGGCATGTTATCGTCCTCTATTTTGGCAAGAATAAGGGACGGGCCGTGGGTCTTTAGGCATTCCTTTAATGTAGTCTCAAGTGTTTCCGGCTCCGTTACTTTTACCACCTTCGGATATCCAGACGATTTTGCTATATCCTCCAGGCAGACCTGTGAGGAGATTGTGGGCTGGCCGCCGGTGGAACTATATACCTCGTTATCCAATACTATATGTATCAGGTTTTTGGGTGATAACGCGGCTATCTGGCCCAAGATACCCAGAGCCATAAGCAGGTTGCCGTCACCGTCTAATATTATCACCCTGCGTTCCGGCCTGTTCAGGGCGATACCCAGGCCAATCGCAGAGGCCAGCCCCATGGAGCCGACCATGTAGAAATTTTCGGCCCTGTCGTTGAGGGTGAATGCCTCACGGGATATCCTGCCGTTCGCGGTTACCATCAGTTCGTTTCCTAGGAGCCCCATAATTACGTTAACGGCCTGAGTTATTCTCATTTCAAGATGCCCCTGGGAATGAGTATAGCTGCAGGGACCTTCTTTTGCGAAATTACCCGGTGAGACCAGCTCACGGTTTTTTCCGCATTCTCGTGGGTAAGTCTCTTGTAAGGCAGTTTAATGGAGTCTAAGAACTTTGTTGTGGCCTTTCCCGTCACCTCATGTTCCGGGGCATCACGGCCGCCGTGCCCCCGCCAGGTTACTATGAGCAGAGACGGAATCTTGTAAATGAGGTTAAGGGATGCCAGGGAGCCCAGACACTGTCCGAGCCCCGAATTCTGCATAAGCACGCAAGGTGTTTTTCCTCCCAGATACGCCCCTGCGGCCAGGCCGACCGCGACGTCCTCCCTTACTGCGGGGATATATGGAACGCCGGGGTCGCTTTCAAGGGAGAGAATTACATCACTGATGAGAGAACATGGCACCCCCGTAAAAAAGTCATAACCCGCGTCCCGTAAGATACTGACAAATTCCTTTGAATGCAACAACTGGTACTCCTCTAGCGGGCTGTATTATCGTCGGGTTTCTTGAATTCTCTGAATATGTTCTCCCGGATGGTATTTTCCAGCTTGTGGCAAAATTCCAATTCTTCATCGGCCCTCTGATAGTCGTTTATATCCATGTATCTCATAAAATCCCTGATCCCCTGGTCAACCACCTCATACGGTATGCTTGGCTGGCCACCCTCACCAAGCCTTATAATCATCGCCTTTATCATGGCCTCGGGTCTTACCCTCGTGTTCCACACCGGCGAGGCGGCAATCTCCTTCCTGAACGCATTTATGCTTGCGGGTCTGTAGAAATCTGAACGAAACCTCATATAGTCTATATCAGTCCAGAATTTCCACTGGGCAGAGCAATATGAACTTTCGGGGAGGAAGACTTGAACGGGGTTGTTCCAAAGGTCAAAGTATAGATGACTCAGCAGGCTGACGGCTGCGCTCATCTTGTGCCGGGTTATATTCCGGATACCTTTATCGCCCACTATGTCTACTGCCGCATCGGCA
The Candidatus Bathyanammoxibius amoris DNA segment above includes these coding regions:
- a CDS encoding 2-aminoethylphosphonate--pyruvate transaminase, with protein sequence MKKKMVLLNPGPVNTSDKVRNALLRGDICHREDDFSRIQRNVREMLTDTFARKDTHTAVIFTGSGTAAMEAAIAYSLSEGKTMLVVNNGIYGERMSKIASIYRFKKVELVYDWKELPDLKEIEAALKKDPDIEVVALVHHETTTGLINPVTEIGEICKRYGRVFLVDAISSLGGEEIDLIKDGVDICMCSSNKCIQGLPGLSFVILKKEQMERIKNFPPRSMYLHIPTQWENQEKDGTPFTPSIPVFYALEAALEELREEGVSDRIARYKKASGILREGFKKLGLRLLLPEEHLSNTITALYLPDGTSYRELHDHLKKEGFVIYAGQARLKEKIFRVANMGELTHEDLNNFLECLGKVMGEVECRP
- a CDS encoding thiamine pyrophosphate-binding protein encodes the protein MLHSKEFVSILRDAGYDFFTGVPCSLISDVILSLESDPGVPYIPAVREDVAVGLAAGAYLGGKTPCVLMQNSGLGQCLGSLASLNLIYKIPSLLIVTWRGHGGRDAPEHEVTGKATTKFLDSIKLPYKRLTHENAEKTVSWSHRVISQKKVPAAILIPRGILK
- a CDS encoding thiamine pyrophosphate-dependent enzyme, which produces MRITQAVNVIMGLLGNELMVTANGRISREAFTLNDRAENFYMVGSMGLASAIGLGIALNRPERRVIILDGDGNLLMALGILGQIAALSPKNLIHIVLDNEVYSSTGGQPTISSQVCLEDIAKSSGYPKVVKVTEPETLETTLKECLKTHGPSLILAKIEDDNMPEGLGRVAHSPVETKERFMDSINGEVRS